A window of the Bacteroides thetaiotaomicron VPI-5482 genome harbors these coding sequences:
- a CDS encoding SusC/RagA family TonB-linked outer membrane protein, which translates to MEQCFKQKSSFRTIRIILFSLSMLFAYATNGYAQNMVRGVVTDVTGDPLPGVSVVVKGTTTGTTTDIDGRYSINASNTATLEFSYIGMNKQEIKVNGRSTINIILKEDVANLDEVVVVGYGTQKKAHLTGSVATVSQKDMLKTTASNMSQTLVGKLPGLITQQSLGQPGSDDVSILIRGYSSFSGSGTVLVLVDGVERAMGQVDPNDVESVTILKDAASCAVYGMKAANGVVLVTTKHGQEGKTDITYRGSMTLSHATTLPKMMNGTQYMQWYNLARKLDNNGVDNPYFTDEEIAATYNGDPTDGFENTDWTSDLYKTTLMHQHNLSINGGSNKVRYFISGGYLHQDGIIKGNKNERSNFRSNIDVQATKDIKVSLNTAALIKDYYQPGGYSYGNQQAYSIFHQLLYSIPFVPKEYEGYPTSAYRGATSAANPIYGSANSGFQESRRVRIESSANVEYTAPFLKGLKANMFISWDWQDLASKTFAYAYSVNAYDSSTKSYSYVQSANLLADGNLYQGDQKSQQVILRPTISYNNKFGLHDVGALFLYEQTQVKSSALNASRTDYDLFDLPEISLGDAQTATNSGSSGKSAYAAYVGRLNYAYANKYLAEASFRYDGSYKFAKGHRWGFFPSVSLGWVMSEEDFFKDALPKIDYFKLRGSFGILGSDNVSAFLYRKSYSYTNNGVVFGSTPNTQGTLSNTVAYPNERLTWEKTKSYNLGFDLSAWNGLLGVEFDVFYKYTYDILQSVSNIYPPSLGGHYPSSENTGTFDNRGFEIALKHRNRIGEFSYSLNGNLSYAHNRILSRTQADNTLPWQSVLGSSVGELWGLKALGLYQSEEEIANSPQVSWNTPRVGDIKYADINGDGKIDSNDRIKISRGIRPEMMFALMADANYKGFDLSVQFQGAALCDKMLQYSWQDLNGATDMTPMTRPWYANWDNAPLYLVENSWRPDHTNAEYPRLTVSSVSHSNNAQQSDFWKRNGAYLRLKNVTLGYTLPKAWTNKMGLSNIRVYANGTNLLTFTDFKYIDPESTNVATGYYPQQRTFSFGIDVRF; encoded by the coding sequence ATGGAACAATGCTTTAAGCAAAAAAGTAGTTTCCGAACAATCAGAATCATACTATTCTCATTGTCGATGCTTTTTGCGTATGCCACAAATGGCTATGCCCAGAACATGGTTAGGGGAGTCGTCACAGACGTGACCGGTGATCCGTTGCCAGGAGTCAGCGTCGTTGTCAAAGGTACGACCACAGGTACCACTACCGATATTGACGGTAGATACTCTATCAATGCATCCAACACTGCCACTCTTGAATTCTCATACATCGGTATGAACAAACAAGAGATAAAAGTGAACGGACGCAGTACGATCAACATCATCTTAAAAGAAGATGTCGCTAATTTGGACGAAGTTGTAGTAGTAGGTTATGGAACACAAAAGAAAGCTCACTTAACCGGATCTGTAGCCACGGTATCTCAAAAAGATATGTTGAAAACAACTGCCAGTAATATGTCACAAACATTAGTCGGTAAGTTGCCCGGCCTTATTACCCAACAATCACTCGGACAACCAGGATCGGATGATGTTTCCATATTAATCCGTGGTTATTCTTCATTCAGCGGTTCAGGTACGGTACTTGTTTTAGTTGATGGAGTAGAACGAGCTATGGGACAAGTAGACCCGAATGACGTGGAGTCTGTTACCATCCTAAAAGACGCTGCATCTTGTGCCGTTTATGGTATGAAGGCAGCCAACGGAGTTGTGCTGGTAACAACCAAACATGGGCAAGAAGGTAAAACAGATATCACCTACAGAGGCAGTATGACTCTATCGCACGCTACCACTCTGCCTAAAATGATGAACGGAACCCAATATATGCAATGGTATAATCTGGCTCGCAAACTAGACAATAATGGCGTAGATAATCCATATTTTACCGACGAAGAAATTGCGGCAACTTATAACGGAGACCCTACCGATGGATTTGAAAATACAGACTGGACCTCCGACTTATATAAGACTACCCTTATGCACCAACACAATCTGTCTATAAACGGAGGCAGCAATAAGGTCAGATATTTCATCAGCGGCGGCTATTTACATCAAGATGGTATTATTAAAGGCAACAAAAACGAACGCAGCAATTTCCGTTCAAATATTGATGTACAAGCGACCAAAGACATTAAAGTGTCACTAAATACCGCAGCATTAATCAAAGATTATTATCAGCCGGGAGGATACTCTTATGGCAATCAACAAGCCTATAGTATTTTCCATCAGTTGCTTTACTCTATACCTTTTGTTCCGAAAGAGTATGAAGGTTATCCTACTTCGGCATACCGAGGCGCAACCAGCGCAGCCAATCCGATCTATGGATCTGCAAATTCAGGATTCCAGGAATCTCGCAGAGTCAGAATAGAAAGTTCCGCAAATGTCGAATATACAGCCCCATTCCTGAAAGGTTTGAAAGCAAATATGTTCATCAGTTGGGACTGGCAAGACCTGGCAAGTAAAACATTTGCTTATGCATATTCTGTCAATGCCTATGATTCTTCCACCAAAAGCTACAGCTATGTACAAAGTGCAAATCTGCTGGCAGATGGTAACCTATATCAGGGTGACCAAAAATCACAACAAGTAATATTACGTCCGACTATTTCATATAACAACAAATTCGGACTTCATGATGTAGGAGCCCTTTTCCTCTACGAACAAACTCAGGTAAAAAGCTCTGCACTGAATGCTAGTCGTACGGATTACGACTTATTCGATTTACCCGAAATATCTTTGGGAGATGCCCAAACTGCAACTAATAGCGGTTCTTCTGGGAAAAGTGCTTACGCCGCTTATGTAGGTCGTCTAAATTATGCCTACGCCAATAAATACCTGGCCGAAGCATCTTTCCGTTACGACGGTTCTTATAAGTTTGCCAAAGGACACCGTTGGGGATTCTTCCCTTCAGTTTCTTTAGGATGGGTGATGTCGGAAGAAGACTTTTTCAAAGACGCACTTCCTAAAATAGACTATTTTAAACTCAGAGGTTCGTTTGGTATTCTAGGTAGCGACAACGTTAGTGCTTTCTTGTACAGAAAATCCTACTCTTATACTAATAATGGAGTAGTATTTGGCAGTACACCTAACACTCAAGGAACACTTAGCAACACAGTAGCTTATCCAAATGAACGACTGACTTGGGAAAAAACAAAATCATATAACTTAGGTTTCGATCTTAGTGCCTGGAACGGTTTGTTGGGAGTTGAGTTTGATGTATTCTACAAATATACATACGACATTCTTCAAAGTGTTAGTAATATCTATCCTCCTTCTTTAGGTGGACACTACCCAAGTTCTGAAAATACAGGAACATTTGATAACCGCGGATTTGAAATTGCACTGAAACATCGCAATCGTATAGGAGAATTCAGTTATAGTTTGAATGGCAACTTATCTTACGCTCATAACCGTATCTTAAGCAGAACACAGGCGGATAACACATTACCCTGGCAAAGTGTTCTCGGATCATCAGTCGGTGAATTATGGGGATTAAAAGCATTAGGGTTGTATCAGAGTGAAGAAGAGATTGCCAATTCACCTCAAGTATCATGGAATACACCACGAGTAGGAGACATTAAATATGCCGATATTAACGGCGATGGAAAGATCGATTCCAACGACCGAATCAAAATATCACGTGGCATCCGCCCGGAAATGATGTTTGCACTAATGGCTGACGCTAATTACAAAGGCTTCGATTTATCTGTTCAGTTTCAAGGAGCGGCACTTTGTGATAAAATGCTTCAATACTCATGGCAAGACTTAAATGGCGCAACAGATATGACCCCTATGACAAGACCCTGGTATGCAAATTGGGACAACGCTCCTCTTTATCTGGTAGAAAACAGTTGGCGACCCGATCATACAAATGCGGAATATCCTCGTCTGACTGTCAGCAGTGTATCTCATTCAAACAATGCCCAACAATCGGATTTCTGGAAAAGAAATGGTGCGTATTTACGTTTGAAGAACGTGACTTTAGGATATACGCTTCCTAAAGCCTGGACCAACAAGATGGGATTGTCAAACATCAGAGTTTATGCTAACGGGACTAACCTACTGACATTTACCGATTTCAAGTATATCGACCCGGAAAGTACAAATGTAGCAACAGGATATTATCCACAACAACGTACATTCAGTTTTGGTATAGATGTTAGATTTTAA
- a CDS encoding AGE family epimerase/isomerase translates to MDLKKLANQYKDELLNNVLPFWLEHSQDHEFGGYFTCLDREGNVFDTDKFIWLQGREVWLFSMLYNKVEKKQEWLDCAIQGSEFLKKYGHDGNYHWYFSLDRAGNPLVEPYNIFSYTFATMAFGQLSLATGNQEYADIAKKTFDIILSKADNPKGKWNKIHPGTRNLKNFALPMILCNLALEIEHLLDKEYLEKTIETCIHEVMEVFYRPELGGIIVENIGVDGNLVDCFEGRQVTPGHDIEAMWFIMDLGKRLNRPDLIEKAKNVTLTMINYGWDKEYGGIYYFMDRKGCPPQQLEWDQKLWWVHIETLISLLKGYQLTGDKQCMEWFEKIHEYVWTHFKDAQYPEWFGYLNRQGEVLLPLKGGKWKGCFHVPRGLYQCWKVLEELQ, encoded by the coding sequence ATGGATTTAAAAAAATTAGCAAACCAATACAAAGACGAACTACTGAATAATGTTCTTCCATTCTGGTTAGAGCATTCTCAGGATCACGAATTCGGTGGCTATTTCACTTGTCTGGATCGTGAAGGCAACGTATTCGATACAGATAAATTTATTTGGCTGCAAGGACGCGAAGTTTGGTTATTCTCAATGCTTTACAATAAAGTTGAGAAAAAACAGGAATGGCTGGATTGCGCTATTCAAGGCAGTGAATTTCTAAAGAAATACGGACATGATGGAAACTATCATTGGTATTTTTCTTTGGATCGGGCAGGTAATCCTCTGGTAGAACCATACAACATCTTTTCCTATACATTTGCTACAATGGCTTTCGGGCAACTCAGTCTGGCTACAGGCAATCAGGAATATGCTGACATTGCAAAGAAAACGTTCGATATTATTCTCTCAAAGGCAGATAATCCGAAAGGTAAATGGAACAAAATCCATCCGGGCACACGTAATCTGAAAAATTTCGCCCTCCCGATGATCCTTTGTAATCTGGCACTTGAAATAGAACACTTGTTGGACAAAGAGTATCTGGAAAAAACAATAGAGACTTGTATCCATGAAGTGATGGAAGTATTCTATCGCCCGGAGCTAGGAGGAATTATTGTTGAAAACATAGGAGTGGACGGCAATCTCGTAGACTGTTTTGAAGGACGGCAAGTGACTCCCGGACACGACATCGAAGCGATGTGGTTTATCATGGATTTAGGAAAACGCCTGAATCGCCCTGATCTAATCGAAAAGGCAAAAAATGTAACCTTGACGATGATTAACTACGGATGGGACAAAGAATATGGTGGCATCTACTATTTTATGGACCGCAAAGGTTGCCCTCCCCAACAACTGGAATGGGACCAAAAACTTTGGTGGGTACACATTGAAACACTTATTTCCCTACTAAAAGGTTACCAATTGACAGGTGACAAACAATGTATGGAGTGGTTCGAGAAAATACATGAGTATGTATGGACGCACTTCAAAGATGCTCAATATCCTGAATGGTTCGGTTACTTAAACCGCCAGGGAGAAGTACTTCTGCCACTTAAAGGAGGCAAATGGAAAGGCTGTTTCCATGTCCCCAGGGGCTTATATCAATGCTGGAAAGTACTAGAAGAATTACAATAA